TGGCGTTCCTCGCCGTGGCCAGTCTGCCGGCGGCACTCGCCCTGCTCTTCTGCTATGACGAGATCCTCGACCGGGTGGTGTGCGGCTGGTCCGAGTGGCGTGAGCGCCGGCGGGAGGAACGCACGATCGCCCGACTCGACCGGGCCGTCGAGGCCGACGCGCTGACCCGGGACATCGACTTCAGCGATTTCGACCGTGTCGACCGTCGGCCCCTGGAACAGGTCGCCGCCGACCTGCGCCGCCTCGGCGGTCAGCGGCTCGGCGGCACCGGCCGGTCGATGATCTGGCACGGCGAGCTGCTCCAGGTGTACGACGACAGGCTCCGGCTGGCCTGCCGCGCTCTCGGCCTCACCGAGCACCTCGCCGAACTGGAGGGCGTCGACCAGGAGATCGAGCGGGTCCGGGTGGAGGGTGTGCTGCACGCGGCCGGCCTGTCCCTGCCGGCAGCCCGGGCCGGGCACCGGCAACGGCACCGCTGAGCAACCCGACGGTCGCGGCTCGTTGAGGCCGCCCTGATCGACCCGGCTTCCCGGAAGGCGGGGTGTCGCTGAGGCGCGGACACCGCGACCTCAAGGAAACCGAGTCGATCGTGTGCGTGAGGCAGTGACGGGCCGCCCGACGACGCGGAAGCGTCAGGAGGACTCGCGCGCGGCCGGCCCACTGCCGAAGAGCACGTCGTCCCAGCTCGGCAGTCGCTTACGCGGCTTGCCGTTGGCGTCGGTCGACTCGCCGGCGGCCGCCGCGGTGGCCGTCCGGCGGGGCCGGAGCACCGCCAGCGACGGCACGGCCGGCACCTCCTTGGGCGCGTCCGAGTCGTCGTCGAAGGCCGACCCCTGGCCGCCGCCGAGTAGCGCGGCGGCACCCCCACCGACCGGCCGCTGCCGAGGCGCGTCCGACCCGGCAAGAGCAGCCGGGGTACGCGGCTCAAGACCGCGACCCGACGAGCCGCCCAGCGGGCGGTCCAGTGAGGCGAGCAGCGCGTCCCGGCCAGCCCGGATCGGATCCCGACCGGAGCGCGGGTGCTCGGACGCCGCCGGCAACCCGTGCCCACCACGGCTCGGCTCGCCGCGCGACGGACCGGGCAGGGCGTGCCCGCCCCGCTCCGGTGCCGGCTCCTGACCGAGGATCGGCGTGGGCCGCTCGGCGCACAGGTACTGCGCCATGTCGTCGTGCGGCGCGACCACCTGCCGGGCCTTGTCCATGTCCCAGATGGCCTGCGCGGTGGCCTTGCCGGACGGCCACGTGGCGATGATCCGCCAGGTGCCGTCGTCACGCCGGTATGCGTCCCAGGAGATCTTCTCGGTGTCGATGCCGTGCTGGCTCAGCCGGCCGTTGACCACCTCGGCCAGTGGGGTGGGCTTCTCCGCACCCTTGAGTCGGGTCCGTCGGGCGTGCTGGGCGAGCATCGCCCGCTCCTGAAGCACCGGGCCGGCGTAGCGCAGCACCCGGTCGACCGGCACCCCGGCGATCCGGGCGACGTCCTCGGCGGACTCACCGGAGCGGATGCGGGCCTGGATGTCCCGGGGGGACAGTGAGGGAATCGGGTCGACGGTGCTCGGTGCCACCGCGAGCGGCGGGGCACCCGGCTCGGGGTGCATCACGCCGGCGATGCGTTCGTCGATCGGCAGGGCGAGGAGTCGCCCGACCTCGTCGGCGAGCACCAGCGCCTGACCGTCCTCGGAGAGGGCGACGAAGCGTACTGGGCGCATAGCGTTGCCTCCGTCCCGCTTCGCTGGCCGTACGCCACGAGTCGGCCACCCAGGCGTCTCGCACCACCGTACGCGCATCTGTCTCGGGGTGGGGGAAGCGACACCCCGCATGTCGTGACTGAGCTGCGGCAATGATCACGGTCGGTGTCCGTGGAGGCCCCAACGGACACCGACCGTGACGAAGCTCAGAGTCGCTCGACCACGTAGTCGATGGACGCGGTCAGCGCCTCGACATCGGCCGGCTCGACGGCCGGGAACAGTGCAATGCGGAGCTGGTTTCGACCGAGCTTGCGGTACGGCTCGGTGTCCACGATGCCGTTGGCGCGCAGCGCCTTCGCGATCGCGGTGGCATCCACCCCGTCGGCGAAGTCGATGGTGGCGACAACGTTGGAGCGCAGCGTCGGGTCGCTGACGAACGGAGTGGCCACAGTGGAGCGCTCTGCCCAGCCGTACAGCGTGGCGGCGCTCTCGGCGGTGCGCTTGGCCGCCCAGGACAGTCCACCCTGCGCGTTCATCCAGTCGGTCTGCTCGGCGGCCAGGAAGATGGTGGCCAGCGCCGGGGTGTTGTAGGTCTGCTCCAGCCGCGAGTTGTCGATCGCGGTGACCAGGTCGAGGAAGGCGGGGATGTAGCGCCCGGACGCCTTGATCTCGGCGGCCCGCTCCAGCGCGGCCGGCGACATGAGGGCCAACCAGAGACCACCGTCGGAGCCGAAGCACTTCTGCGGAGCGAAGTAGTAGACGTCGGTCTCGCCGACGTTGACCTCCAGGCCACCCGCACCGGAAGTGGCATCGACCAGCAGCAGCGCGCCCTCGTCCGCACCGGCCACCCGGTTGATCGGGACGGCCACACCGGTCGAGGTCTCGTTCTGCGGCGTCGCGTACGCGTCCACGCCGGACTCGGCGACCAGGGTCGGCGCGCTGCCCGCCTCGGACCTGCGGACGGTCGGCTCGCCCAGGAACGGCGCGTCCTTGACCGATTTGGCGAACTTGGCGCCGAACTCGCCGAAACTGGCGAACTGGGCCCGGTCGCGGATCAGGCCGAAGGTGGCGACCTCCCAGAACGCGGTGGTGCCACCGTTGCCGATCACGACCTCGTAGCCCTCGGGCAGCGAGAAGAACTCGGCGATGCCGGAGCGCAGCCGGGCCACCTGGTCGCGGACCGTCTTCTGCCGGTGCGAGGTGCCCAGGTAGCTGGTGGCTACCTCGGCAAGAGCGGACACGGCCGCCGGGCGGACCTTGGACGGGCCGCAGCCGAAGCGTCCGTCGGCGGGCTTGATGTCATCGGGAATCCGGATGGTCGGTGCGTCAGCCACGGTCTTGAAGATCCTTCCGCAAAGCGCGAGGGCGGGCCCGGCGACACTGCCGGCCCCCATCCTCGCACCCGGACCCATCGGTGCAAGCCGAGCCCCCGACGGCCGGTCTGAGTCCTTCGCCACACCGGCGCGATCAGCTCGGTCGAAATGAGGAAGGGGCTCCTCCTCAACGGCAGCCGTTGAGGAGGAGCCCCTTCCCGCAGCTCAGGCGCCGTGCGGGATGGCGGCCCAGCCCTCGACGTCGGACGGCTTACGGGTCTCCGGACCGACGTAGAGGGCGGACGGGCGTACCAGCCGCTGCAGGCGCTTCTGCTCCAGGATGTGCGCGCTCCAGCCGCCCATCCGCGCGCAGGTGAACATCGAGGTGAACATGTGTGCCGGCACCTCGGCGAAGTCCAGCACCACGGCCGACCAGAACTCGACGTTGGTGGCCAGCACCCGGTCCGGGCGGCGGGCCTGCAACTCGGCGAGGGCGGCCTTCTCCAGCGCCTCGGCGATCTCGAAGCGCGGCGCGCCCAACTCCTTGGCGGTGCGTCGGAGCACTCGGGCACGCGGGTCCTCGGCCCGGTAGACCCGGTGGCCGAAGCCCATCAGCCGCTCGCCGCGATCGAGCACACCCTTGACGTAGCCCTCCGCGTCACCGCTGCGCTCCACCGCCTCCAGCATGCTGAGCACCCGGGACGGGGCACCGCCGTGCAGCGGGCCGGAGAGGGCGCCGATGCCCGACGAGATGCAGGCAGCCGCGTCCGCCCCGGTGGAGGCGACGATGCGAGCGGTGAAGGTGGACGCGTTCAGGCCGTGCTCGGCGGCCGAGATGAAGTACGCGTCGACGGCCTTGACGTGCCGCGGGTCGGGCTCTCCGCGCCAGCGCTTCATGAACCGCTCGACGATGGTCTGCGCCTTGTCGATCTCCTTCTGCGGCACCGCCGGCAGGCCGAGGCCCCGGGCGGACTGGGCGACGAAGGAGAGCGCGGTCACCGATACCCGGGCGAGGTCCTCGCGGGCCTGCTCGTCGGAGATGTCCAGCAGTTGGTTGAGCCCCCAGTACGGGGCCAGCATCGCGACCGCGGACTGCACGTCGACGCGGATGTCACCGGAGTGCACCGGCACCGGGAACGGCTCCGCCGGCG
The window above is part of the Micromonospora sp. LH3U1 genome. Proteins encoded here:
- the sepH gene encoding septation protein SepH translates to MRPVRFVALSEDGQALVLADEVGRLLALPIDERIAGVMHPEPGAPPLAVAPSTVDPIPSLSPRDIQARIRSGESAEDVARIAGVPVDRVLRYAGPVLQERAMLAQHARRTRLKGAEKPTPLAEVVNGRLSQHGIDTEKISWDAYRRDDGTWRIIATWPSGKATAQAIWDMDKARQVVAPHDDMAQYLCAERPTPILGQEPAPERGGHALPGPSRGEPSRGGHGLPAASEHPRSGRDPIRAGRDALLASLDRPLGGSSGRGLEPRTPAALAGSDAPRQRPVGGGAAALLGGGQGSAFDDDSDAPKEVPAVPSLAVLRPRRTATAAAAGESTDANGKPRKRLPSWDDVLFGSGPAARESS
- the serC gene encoding phosphoserine transaminase → MADAPTIRIPDDIKPADGRFGCGPSKVRPAAVSALAEVATSYLGTSHRQKTVRDQVARLRSGIAEFFSLPEGYEVVIGNGGTTAFWEVATFGLIRDRAQFASFGEFGAKFAKSVKDAPFLGEPTVRRSEAGSAPTLVAESGVDAYATPQNETSTGVAVPINRVAGADEGALLLVDATSGAGGLEVNVGETDVYYFAPQKCFGSDGGLWLALMSPAALERAAEIKASGRYIPAFLDLVTAIDNSRLEQTYNTPALATIFLAAEQTDWMNAQGGLSWAAKRTAESAATLYGWAERSTVATPFVSDPTLRSNVVATIDFADGVDATAIAKALRANGIVDTEPYRKLGRNQLRIALFPAVEPADVEALTASIDYVVERL
- a CDS encoding citrate synthase 2, whose translation is MADFKPGLEGVVAFETEIAEPDREGGALRYRGVDIEDLIGQVSFGNVWALLVDGRFGPGLPPAEPFPVPVHSGDIRVDVQSAVAMLAPYWGLNQLLDISDEQAREDLARVSVTALSFVAQSARGLGLPAVPQKEIDKAQTIVERFMKRWRGEPDPRHVKAVDAYFISAAEHGLNASTFTARIVASTGADAAACISSGIGALSGPLHGGAPSRVLSMLEAVERSGDAEGYVKGVLDRGERLMGFGHRVYRAEDPRARVLRRTAKELGAPRFEIAEALEKAALAELQARRPDRVLATNVEFWSAVVLDFAEVPAHMFTSMFTCARMGGWSAHILEQKRLQRLVRPSALYVGPETRKPSDVEGWAAIPHGA